In Spirosoma aureum, a single genomic region encodes these proteins:
- a CDS encoding DUF4384 domain-containing protein, translating to MKTLLWFTILLSAQWVWAQAPADLVNSGLRFDDEAYLRVEQKPDNVIYKAPLPRAISYEKYLPDIERQGDYGTCVAFTCAYYTRTAIEAIQRNLTTKPQINQTRFSPTYLYSRLKLPNDVTCQQGGTMDEGLLALKNYGAPFWSSLPYPQCIKNVKPYDSEASQFRIRHFERVFDFATMFRVVRQNNNLESVVNANIQNIKRALAGGYPVPIGMMIPLSFQAVSTDTWTPAPSDVDDLYQEIRSGFKRRKLYGHALTVVGYDDNRQAFRVVNSWGTRWADNGLCWIKYRDFVLFTRYAFRVYPMEPPTVKPTKVIPTIAKNNTRPQPTSAPKRSPVPTTQPDKSVTMQASVEMRLVDGSEMPARRLMSRGSTVGDDTNDEIGAYKLVNGYASGTRFKLTVNNDKAAYVYVIGTDQSMKLTRLFPYADSLSAMIDAKESAVLPGPTKHIRLDNNPGQEYYLVLFADKPLDMSALMTRMSAIGGSLSHKITQTLGDQLMDWHTMNYDPVQITFSTATDPIGKVVPVLISLDHKP from the coding sequence ATGAAAACTCTCCTCTGGTTTACGATCTTGCTTTCGGCACAATGGGTTTGGGCACAGGCTCCAGCCGACCTGGTGAATTCGGGCTTACGTTTCGATGATGAAGCCTACCTGCGTGTCGAACAAAAGCCCGACAATGTGATCTATAAGGCACCGCTTCCCAGAGCCATTTCCTACGAAAAATACTTGCCAGACATTGAACGGCAGGGCGACTATGGTACTTGCGTGGCGTTTACCTGTGCTTATTATACCCGAACGGCAATAGAAGCCATTCAGCGAAACCTGACGACTAAACCGCAGATCAATCAGACCCGATTTTCACCAACCTACCTTTACTCCCGACTCAAGTTACCGAACGACGTGACCTGCCAGCAGGGCGGAACAATGGATGAAGGCTTATTGGCGCTCAAAAATTACGGAGCTCCATTCTGGTCCAGTCTCCCCTATCCGCAATGCATAAAGAATGTTAAACCCTATGATTCTGAAGCCTCACAGTTTCGGATTCGTCATTTTGAACGGGTTTTTGACTTTGCCACTATGTTCCGCGTGGTTCGACAGAACAATAATCTGGAGTCGGTTGTCAATGCGAACATTCAGAACATCAAACGGGCACTGGCGGGTGGTTATCCCGTCCCTATCGGCATGATGATCCCTTTGTCATTTCAGGCTGTTTCGACAGATACCTGGACGCCCGCACCGTCTGATGTCGACGATTTATACCAGGAAATAAGATCCGGCTTTAAACGCCGTAAATTGTATGGCCATGCCCTCACAGTTGTTGGCTATGACGATAATCGTCAGGCTTTTCGGGTTGTCAATAGCTGGGGGACACGCTGGGCCGACAATGGTTTGTGCTGGATAAAGTACCGCGACTTTGTTTTGTTTACGCGCTATGCGTTCCGGGTGTATCCGATGGAACCACCCACGGTAAAACCAACCAAAGTGATACCAACCATTGCTAAAAATAATACCCGGCCACAACCTACTTCTGCTCCAAAACGATCACCTGTTCCAACGACACAACCCGACAAATCGGTAACGATGCAGGCCAGCGTGGAAATGCGGCTGGTAGACGGCTCTGAAATGCCTGCCCGGCGGTTGATGAGCCGGGGTTCGACCGTTGGCGACGATACGAACGACGAAATTGGTGCCTACAAACTGGTTAATGGCTACGCGTCCGGAACGCGATTCAAACTAACGGTCAATAACGACAAAGCGGCTTATGTCTACGTGATCGGAACCGATCAGAGCATGAAACTTACGCGGTTATTCCCTTATGCCGATAGCCTGAGTGCCATGATCGATGCGAAGGAGTCGGCGGTGTTACCAGGCCCAACCAAACACATCCGGCTCGACAACAATCCGGGGCAAGAATATTATCTGGTTCTGTTTGCCGATAAACCGCTCGATATGAGTGCGCTCATGACCAGAATGAGCGCTATAGGTGGCAGTTTATCGCATAAAATTACGCAAACGCTTGGCGATCAGTTGATGGACTGGCACACGATGAACTACGATCCGGTACAAATTACATTCAGTACTGCTACTGACCCCATTGGCAAAGTAGTTCCCGTCCTCATTAGCCTCGACCATAAACCGTAA
- a CDS encoding DUF4384 domain-containing protein has translation MARYWFLLYFLLLTELTSGQPQPAQPKIEAPTFRPSDEVYIARQARRFLETAYYFRLNELGRPASDLSAAEKRQIMAGLLDRCFGNGNPLVVNDLDPYQRESSELPIKQYLVNVLTFYRAGDLAIGNDLTDGLHYGRIQANAAGKLFMPLYVSETLTGTYDNNRAPKKRHELRQIKEFRLEFTFDNSNCQRVFDNLKIGGIRRFAAIPSASRLLTGREDLAQMRAQEQDLNTVVDCLTEGIRRQLPAETKHILIDNFTFENRGISTEFGEALTQTLRQQLQQRTGAVVELLKRDNQTADYTVRGSFATSGDQVEIRAKLFNKQAAFERDLVSSDLPVRWVRQNQLAYESPKDPNSIRMEAAVKTVMAPQSVGDFSIELQTNRGRQGVTYHEGERMAIKLKVSKPATVRLIYVLEDGTQTLLFDNYRIDGQAVGQFIDVPGDFECSSPFGQEFLLAFATTDTFAPLETKKQNSFNVLTGELTNTVLRTVRGLRANGIIVADKVQITTRPVRF, from the coding sequence ATGGCCAGATATTGGTTTTTATTATATTTTTTATTGCTCACAGAGCTGACCTCAGGACAGCCTCAACCGGCGCAGCCCAAAATCGAAGCACCGACATTTCGACCTTCGGATGAGGTATACATTGCTCGTCAGGCACGACGTTTTCTGGAAACCGCCTACTACTTCCGGCTGAATGAATTAGGCCGCCCGGCCAGCGATCTATCGGCGGCCGAAAAGCGGCAGATTATGGCTGGTCTTCTTGATCGTTGTTTTGGCAATGGTAACCCGCTGGTTGTCAATGATCTGGATCCCTATCAGCGGGAGAGTTCCGAATTACCGATCAAACAGTATCTGGTTAATGTGTTGACCTTTTATCGTGCCGGAGATCTTGCCATCGGTAATGACCTGACCGATGGGCTACATTATGGCCGGATTCAGGCAAACGCAGCCGGAAAACTTTTCATGCCTTTGTATGTTTCAGAAACCTTGACCGGTACTTACGACAATAACCGGGCACCCAAAAAACGGCATGAATTACGACAGATAAAAGAATTCAGGCTGGAATTTACATTCGACAACAGCAATTGCCAGCGTGTATTCGATAATCTAAAAATCGGTGGTATACGGCGTTTTGCCGCTATTCCATCTGCCTCCCGGCTGTTGACCGGCCGCGAAGACCTGGCTCAAATGCGGGCGCAGGAGCAGGATCTCAATACCGTGGTCGACTGTTTGACCGAAGGAATTCGACGACAATTGCCCGCCGAGACGAAGCATATTCTGATCGACAATTTTACGTTTGAAAATCGGGGAATCTCCACTGAATTCGGGGAAGCGCTGACTCAAACGCTCCGGCAACAGCTCCAGCAACGGACGGGTGCGGTTGTCGAGCTACTCAAACGCGACAATCAGACCGCCGATTATACCGTGCGGGGAAGTTTCGCAACGTCGGGCGATCAGGTGGAGATTCGGGCAAAATTGTTTAACAAACAAGCGGCTTTCGAGCGCGATCTGGTATCCAGTGACCTGCCTGTCCGCTGGGTGCGGCAAAACCAATTGGCGTACGAGTCCCCGAAGGATCCCAATAGCATACGCATGGAAGCAGCCGTCAAAACAGTTATGGCCCCGCAGTCGGTCGGTGATTTTTCCATTGAATTACAAACGAACCGGGGGCGTCAGGGCGTTACCTATCATGAGGGCGAACGGATGGCTATTAAGCTGAAAGTGAGTAAACCCGCTACCGTTCGCCTGATTTATGTACTGGAAGACGGTACGCAAACGTTACTATTCGACAATTACCGGATTGATGGGCAGGCCGTGGGGCAGTTCATTGACGTACCGGGTGACTTTGAATGCTCTAGCCCATTTGGACAGGAATTTCTACTAGCCTTCGCCACAACTGATACGTTTGCTCCCCTCGAGACAAAGAAGCAGAACAGCTTTAATGTCTTGACGGGTGAACTGACCAATACTGTTCTCCGTACGGTACGGGGTTTACGGGCAAATGGGATTATTGTGGCCGATAAGGTGCAGATTACGACACGCCCAGTGCGGTTTTAA
- a CDS encoding acetate and sugar kinases/Hsc70/actin family protein — protein MYYLPIRLRGEKVHIVPLRSSHEPADDVVPSFIIPYDPQTALTRLLTLDGDVRLVAHGGTNLDRVIDGITLHENRPDSLTLHLTVSDTQAPAEDLSDQSAHFLLEPADETESGLALLARTKDRQIPRTNALTINVQTQLDGQPYLGEIRLYLAEPHAIYDVVMDFGSEASQIVLTNRGSGQRVLERLNIVDDLLRYFYPNLLTSDSGKLTAKALHQRDPDPDLLRSVFFLRRSGAVFQSTDAPNQHGDAEYLNLLTERDRIDSLAQSHFLVSNLKLAHLGAYRFDVSFASPATNEFGVSIRRFSDTISGLQQAIVNYLLRTVLEHLHHSHPANQPFFLSVKLLVPNVFEQQRVSTLVQGTYRNLHDLMQPDSPYTLRGAEVGTLSESDAAFLGYRESRSVQRQPLPLKGRYLIVDSGKGTTDFSLIERDDETKSVFRSGFIGAGNAISYAFVETVFAAIFGPDSTVRQQAIWRIALGPTTDLVDKIRFGEVIETLKRGFDKGRNQTAYRPIRDLIGQQIQDIRARYQNSVGTAGLLKEVTDALETLAGQQESLQDEFGFINNVVKRLTDKLAQEVVYSGFYDPDSPPQVILTGRAFLFRLFAEEVSNRFGNVRLASDGRDTTALKKICLAGAFSSETINYDANLVGQPTRQVDGDAGIRLVDAGHETGAVAVLPPRPYEKLTEAAHRLKGMMSKVDGFLQKIRYEPDASSPVTTQTAPTTLQSRRPLPSLYEGVTFRNYQSSSQWISISGLRYAHPALLSPKQPTVNVFFTGTEFLLRTPTEAARLTIRPEFFQHDQFVFETLFPYLDEPHFSQVVVDQSVGTLDDTI, from the coding sequence ATGTACTACCTGCCCATTCGCCTGCGTGGTGAAAAAGTTCATATTGTGCCCCTGCGTTCATCGCACGAACCAGCCGACGATGTTGTTCCGTCATTTATTATTCCCTACGATCCACAAACAGCCCTGACACGATTGCTGACGCTCGACGGCGACGTGCGACTCGTAGCGCATGGTGGAACAAACCTCGACCGGGTAATTGATGGCATTACACTCCATGAAAACCGTCCGGATTCGCTTACCCTTCACCTGACGGTGTCAGATACGCAGGCACCAGCAGAAGATTTGTCGGACCAGAGCGCTCACTTTTTGCTCGAACCGGCCGATGAAACTGAATCGGGACTGGCGCTGCTGGCCCGAACGAAAGATCGTCAGATCCCACGGACTAACGCACTCACTATAAACGTGCAAACCCAGTTGGATGGTCAACCGTACCTGGGCGAAATCAGGCTCTATCTGGCAGAACCACATGCTATTTATGATGTTGTGATGGACTTCGGCTCAGAAGCCAGTCAGATTGTGCTGACCAATCGGGGAAGCGGGCAGCGCGTGCTGGAACGGCTCAATATTGTCGATGACCTGTTGCGGTATTTCTATCCGAACCTGCTCACTAGCGATAGCGGCAAACTAACGGCAAAAGCCCTTCATCAGCGTGATCCGGACCCGGACTTACTGCGTTCGGTATTTTTTCTGCGCCGGTCAGGAGCCGTATTTCAGTCAACAGATGCGCCCAACCAACACGGCGACGCTGAATACCTGAACCTGCTGACCGAACGCGATCGGATAGATTCACTGGCCCAAAGTCATTTTCTGGTATCGAATCTCAAGCTCGCTCACCTGGGTGCCTATCGATTCGATGTTTCGTTTGCCTCGCCAGCCACCAATGAGTTTGGTGTTTCGATCCGCCGGTTCAGCGATACCATCAGCGGTTTGCAGCAGGCCATTGTCAATTACCTGCTCCGAACGGTGCTGGAACATCTTCATCATAGCCATCCGGCCAATCAGCCGTTTTTCTTATCCGTCAAATTACTTGTGCCGAACGTTTTTGAGCAACAGCGAGTCAGCACACTTGTTCAGGGTACGTACCGAAATCTGCATGACCTCATGCAGCCTGACTCGCCCTATACCCTTCGCGGGGCCGAAGTAGGAACGTTATCGGAGAGCGACGCGGCTTTTCTTGGCTACCGCGAAAGCCGGTCTGTTCAGCGGCAACCTTTACCGTTAAAAGGTCGATATCTGATCGTTGATTCGGGGAAAGGTACCACTGATTTTTCGCTGATCGAGCGCGACGATGAAACCAAATCTGTATTTCGATCGGGTTTCATCGGGGCAGGCAATGCAATTTCCTACGCTTTCGTGGAAACGGTTTTCGCGGCTATTTTTGGTCCCGACTCTACAGTCAGGCAGCAGGCCATCTGGCGAATTGCCCTCGGTCCAACTACTGATCTGGTCGACAAAATTCGGTTTGGGGAGGTCATCGAAACCCTGAAGCGAGGGTTCGATAAAGGCCGGAATCAAACTGCTTACCGCCCCATTCGTGACCTGATTGGCCAGCAGATTCAGGACATTCGCGCCCGCTATCAGAATAGTGTTGGTACGGCTGGTTTGCTGAAAGAGGTAACGGACGCACTGGAAACACTCGCTGGGCAGCAGGAGTCATTGCAGGATGAATTTGGGTTCATCAATAACGTAGTCAAACGCCTGACCGATAAACTGGCGCAGGAAGTCGTCTATTCCGGCTTTTATGATCCAGACTCACCACCGCAGGTTATTCTGACTGGCCGGGCTTTTTTGTTCCGGCTCTTTGCCGAAGAAGTCAGCAATCGGTTTGGCAATGTTCGTTTAGCATCTGACGGGCGAGATACAACAGCGCTGAAGAAAATTTGTCTGGCCGGTGCGTTCAGCAGTGAAACCATCAACTACGATGCGAACCTTGTCGGGCAACCAACCCGGCAGGTCGATGGCGATGCGGGCATTCGGCTGGTCGATGCAGGCCACGAAACCGGTGCGGTGGCGGTGTTGCCGCCCCGCCCTTATGAGAAACTAACGGAGGCAGCCCACCGGCTCAAAGGAATGATGTCCAAAGTTGACGGCTTTCTGCAAAAGATTCGCTACGAGCCCGATGCATCATCGCCCGTTACAACTCAAACCGCTCCAACGACTTTGCAATCGAGACGACCGCTGCCGTCGTTGTATGAGGGCGTTACGTTCAGAAACTACCAGTCGTCAAGCCAGTGGATTTCCATTAGTGGATTACGCTATGCCCACCCGGCTCTGTTGTCGCCCAAGCAGCCAACGGTCAATGTGTTTTTTACGGGTACTGAATTTCTGTTACGTACCCCAACCGAAGCGGCCCGTCTGACCATCCGGCCCGAATTTTTTCAGCACGACCAATTCGTCTTTGAAACCTTATTCCCGTATCTCGATGAGCCGCATTTCAGCCAGGTAGTGGTTGATCAGTCGGTCGGTACGCTCGATGACACGATCTGA